Proteins from a single region of Bacteroidota bacterium:
- a CDS encoding T9SS type A sorting domain-containing protein, with the protein MKRIFITFLFIFAVTLSANSQVRFTENFSYPAGDSIGAHGWVYNSGTVNPLLVTAPGLTYVGYPQSGVGNALTMQETGNDAYKNWDVADSVGTLYCSFMLNVTTATATGDYIFAMLPNNSTSLYTSRLTIATDATGYKIGLSKGTVGSGVGYSTVPYAFNTTILVVIKYKFNTGTTTDDETSLYTFTAGITPVEPPVATIPVVASTANDVGNLGRCAVRQGGATTGPKCIIDGFRVGKTWIDIATNVIPVSTVADKFSLSQNYPNPFNPTTTIRFSLPTSGVTSLKVYDIMGKEVSSLVDANMNAGEYTTQLNASNLSSGMYFYKLEFTGANGQNFSEQKKLMLVK; encoded by the coding sequence ATGAAAAGAATTTTCATTACTTTCTTATTTATCTTCGCTGTGACGCTTTCCGCAAACAGTCAGGTCAGATTTACAGAAAATTTCTCATATCCTGCAGGTGATTCCATCGGAGCACATGGTTGGGTTTATAATTCTGGTACAGTAAATCCATTATTAGTAACTGCTCCGGGTTTAACATATGTTGGATATCCTCAATCAGGTGTTGGTAATGCTTTAACAATGCAAGAAACAGGAAACGATGCTTACAAGAATTGGGATGTAGCGGATTCTGTTGGAACACTTTATTGTTCTTTCATGCTTAACGTTACAACAGCAACAGCAACAGGTGATTACATATTTGCTATGCTTCCAAATAACTCTACATCACTCTATACTTCAAGATTAACAATTGCAACAGATGCTACCGGTTATAAAATCGGCTTAAGTAAAGGTACTGTTGGTTCAGGAGTAGGATATTCAACAGTTCCATACGCTTTTAATACTACAATTTTGGTTGTTATTAAATATAAATTTAACACCGGTACAACAACTGATGATGAAACAAGCTTATATACATTTACAGCAGGAATTACTCCTGTTGAACCACCGGTTGCTACAATTCCGGTTGTGGCTAGTACTGCTAATGATGTTGGAAATCTTGGAAGATGTGCAGTAAGACAGGGTGGAGCAACTACAGGTCCTAAATGTATTATCGACGGCTTCAGAGTAGGAAAAACATGGATTGACATTGCAACTAATGTGATTCCTGTTTCAACAGTTGCTGATAAATTTTCTTTATCACAAAACTATCCAAACCCATTCAACCCAACAACAACAATCAGATTCTCTTTACCAACATCAGGCGTAACTTCATTAAAAGTTTACGACATAATGGGTAAAGAAGTAAGCAGCTTAGTTGATGCTAACATGAATGCAGGTGAATATACAACACAATTAAATGCATCTAATTTATCTTCAGGAATGTATTTCTACAAACTTGAATTCACAGGCGCTAACGGACAAAACTTCAGCGAGCAAAAGAAATTAATGCTTGTAAAATAA
- a CDS encoding VOC family protein, with amino-acid sequence MSCKLSKITIACTDILKMTEFYSKVFNIRFAEHEFPGFKMYSSKITDINFLFCPNEIAGVIAEQNRHQFDYVTDNIQEVIDNTLSSGGSMHGELQKSDNGSSVTVLDPDGNTINFIQMS; translated from the coding sequence ATGTCTTGTAAACTCTCCAAAATTACAATTGCCTGTACAGATATTTTAAAGATGACAGAATTTTATTCTAAAGTTTTTAATATTCGCTTTGCAGAACATGAATTCCCCGGTTTTAAAATGTATTCTTCTAAAATTACTGATATAAATTTTTTGTTCTGCCCAAATGAAATAGCAGGTGTTATTGCCGAGCAGAACAGACATCAGTTTGATTACGTCACAGATAATATTCAGGAGGTGATTGATAACACTTTAAGTTCAGGAGGTTCCATGCACGGCGAATTACAAAAATCTGATAACGGCTCTTCTGTTACAGTTTTAGATCCGGATGGCAATACAATTAATTTTATTCAGATGAGTTAA
- a CDS encoding YpdA family putative bacillithiol disulfide reductase, producing MKELDLIIVGAGPIGLACGIEAEKAKLNYLIIDRGCLVNSIYNYPVNMTFFSTSERLEIGGVPFVSYGPKATRREALEYYRRVKEAYNLRVNTFEEVKDVKKKNNMFHVSTSKDNYEAKNVIVSTGYYDNINYMNVPGEELNKVFHYFKEAHPYAGKSCAVIGGGNSAVDVSLELFRTGADITLIIREDDIKQSVKYWVRPDIENRLKEGTIKSFFNASVTKITENELFFEQGGEEKNIANDFVFAMTGYHPDFTFLEQLGIKIENHCPVYSRDTLETNIEGLYLAGVVCGGMETEKLFIENTIKHGKQIIENILKHRH from the coding sequence TTGAAAGAGCTGGATTTAATTATAGTTGGCGCAGGACCAATCGGCCTTGCATGCGGAATTGAAGCAGAGAAGGCAAAGCTGAACTATTTAATTATAGATAGGGGTTGCTTAGTGAACTCTATTTATAATTACCCTGTCAACATGACATTCTTTTCTACTTCGGAAAGACTGGAAATCGGCGGAGTGCCGTTTGTATCCTATGGTCCGAAAGCAACACGCAGAGAAGCGCTTGAATATTATCGTAGAGTGAAAGAAGCCTATAATCTTAGAGTAAATACATTTGAAGAAGTAAAAGATGTAAAGAAAAAAAATAATATGTTTCATGTTTCGACTTCAAAAGATAACTACGAAGCTAAGAATGTCATCGTGTCAACCGGATATTATGATAATATAAATTATATGAATGTGCCCGGTGAAGAGTTGAATAAAGTTTTTCATTACTTCAAAGAAGCGCATCCATACGCAGGAAAGAGCTGTGCAGTAATCGGCGGAGGAAATTCTGCTGTCGATGTATCGCTTGAGCTTTTCCGGACAGGCGCAGATATAACATTAATTATACGTGAAGATGATATAAAGCAATCAGTTAAATATTGGGTAAGACCTGATATTGAAAACAGATTAAAAGAAGGAACAATAAAATCTTTTTTTAATGCATCAGTAACAAAAATTACTGAAAATGAATTATTTTTTGAACAAGGGGGAGAAGAGAAAAACATCGCAAATGATTTTGTATTTGCAATGACGGGCTACCATCCGGATTTTACTTTTCTTGAACAGTTAGGAATAAAAATAGAAAACCACTGCCCTGTTTACAGCAGAGATACTCTGGAAACAAATATTGAAGGTTTATATCTTGCGGGAGTTGTATGCGGAGGGATGGAAACTGAAAAACTATTTATTGAAAATACTATAAAGCACGGCAAACAAATCATTGAAAATATTTTAAAGCATCGGCATTAA